The proteins below come from a single Eucalyptus grandis isolate ANBG69807.140 chromosome 3, ASM1654582v1, whole genome shotgun sequence genomic window:
- the LOC104436315 gene encoding LOW QUALITY PROTEIN: glutaredoxin-C10 (The sequence of the model RefSeq protein was modified relative to this genomic sequence to represent the inferred CDS: inserted 1 base in 1 codon), producing the protein MQGLQRRRCSNDAVGLELSTATATATAATTSSSAASTASLSIDEAEPAEARIQRLISEHPVIIFSRSSCCMCHVMKKLLGTLGVHPTVIELDDDEIRSLGDGASTPSAFIGGSXVGGLDSLFALHLSGRLIPMLVAVGALYNHPIPS; encoded by the exons ATGCAAGGGCTCCAGCGCCGCCGCTGCTCGAACGACGCCGTGGGGCTCGAGCTGTCGACGGCCACGGCCACGGCCACGGCGGCCACCACGTCCTCCTCGGCGGCCTCCACGGCGTCCCTGTCCATCGACGAGGCGGAGCCCGCGGAGGCCCGGATCCAGCGGCTGATATCGGAGCACCCGGTGATCATCTTCAGCCGGTCGTCCTGCTGCATGTGCCACGTGATGAAGAAGCTGCTCGGCACCCTGGGCGTCCACCCCACCGTCATCGAGCTCGACGACGACGAGATCCGCTCCCTCGGCGACGGCGCCTCCACCCCCTCCGCCTTCATCGGCGGCT CCGTCGGCGGCCTCGACTCCCTCTTCGCCCTCCACCTCTCCGGCCGCCTCATCCCCATGCTCGTCGCCGTCGGCGCCCTCTACAACCACCCCATCCCCTCCTGA